The following proteins are co-located in the Ketogulonicigenium robustum genome:
- a CDS encoding methionine ABC transporter permease: MSPQMIDRLWKAFFDTLLMVGVSAVVTVLFAVPLALFLIVTAPGGIHPLPRLNRAVGMVVNCFRAVPFIVLLVALIPFTRLIVGTTIGVWAAIVPLSVASIPFFARIAEVALREVDRGLVEAAQSFGCTTGQIIRHVLLPEALPAMVGGMTVTLITIIGASAMAGAVGAGGLGDLAIRYGYQRFDTTVMVVVIVILVVLVSAVQFAGDRLARYLSRR; encoded by the coding sequence ATGTCGCCGCAGATGATTGACCGCCTGTGGAAGGCGTTTTTCGATACTTTGCTGATGGTGGGCGTATCGGCGGTGGTGACGGTGCTGTTTGCCGTGCCGTTGGCGCTGTTTTTGATTGTCACCGCGCCAGGCGGTATTCATCCGCTGCCGCGCCTGAACCGCGCGGTGGGAATGGTGGTAAACTGTTTTCGCGCGGTGCCGTTTATCGTGCTGTTGGTCGCGCTGATCCCGTTTACGCGGCTGATCGTGGGCACGACGATCGGCGTTTGGGCGGCGATTGTGCCGCTGAGCGTCGCCTCGATCCCGTTTTTCGCGCGGATTGCCGAGGTGGCGCTGCGCGAGGTCGACAGGGGTTTGGTTGAGGCCGCCCAGTCGTTTGGCTGTACCACCGGCCAGATAATCCGCCATGTTTTGCTGCCCGAGGCGCTGCCCGCGATGGTGGGCGGGATGACGGTGACGTTGATCACGATTATCGGCGCATCGGCGATGGCGGGGGCCGTGGGCGCGGGTGGTTTGGGGGATTTGGCGATCCGCTATGGCTATCAGCGGTTCGATACGACGGTGATGGTCGTTGTGATTGTGATATTGGTGGTGTTGGTCAGCGCCGTGCAATTCGCGGGTGATCGGCTGGCGCGGTATTTGTCGCGCCGCTAA
- a CDS encoding NUDIX hydrolase: MSVQIPPRKGRIAQRKSQLERTLSTGKLGKSPLGGMVGHADPLYHQVGALCWRKTPKGREVLLVAASSGRWIIPKGWAMPGKSHAAAALTEAWEEAGVKKAKAKNKPIGHYMAIKRTLGGDDVPGIVYVFAAKVRKMSDTYPEATKRARQWLPPARAAALVDEDGLRALLLAFDGTPDAAL; encoded by the coding sequence ATGTCCGTCCAGATCCCGCCGCGCAAAGGGCGCATTGCCCAGCGCAAAAGCCAGCTGGAACGTACCCTCAGCACCGGGAAACTGGGCAAATCGCCCTTGGGCGGCATGGTCGGCCACGCCGACCCGCTTTACCATCAGGTGGGCGCGCTGTGCTGGCGCAAAACCCCAAAGGGGCGCGAAGTTCTGCTGGTTGCGGCATCGTCGGGGCGCTGGATCATCCCCAAAGGCTGGGCGATGCCCGGAAAATCCCACGCTGCCGCCGCCCTGACCGAGGCCTGGGAAGAAGCCGGCGTCAAAAAAGCCAAGGCCAAGAACAAACCCATCGGGCACTATATGGCTATCAAACGCACGCTGGGCGGCGATGACGTGCCGGGCATCGTCTATGTCTTTGCCGCCAAAGTGCGCAAAATGTCCGACACCTACCCCGAGGCGACGAAGCGCGCCCGCCAGTGGCTGCCGCCGGCCCGCGCCGCAGCCCTTGTCGACGAAGACGGCCTGCGCGCACTCCTCCTCGCTTTCGACGGCACGCCCGACGCCGCACTCTGA
- a CDS encoding Lrp/AsnC family transcriptional regulator: MTDDAVELDGYDQKILSALAVDGRMSLTALAERIGLSKTPTQARVRRLEESGVIRGYRALLDPVRLGLDHVAFVEVKLTDTREAALARFNATVAKVREIEECHLIAGSFDYLLKVRTHDMREYRRVLAEAISTLPHVASTSTYVAMQAVKDEGFA; this comes from the coding sequence ATGACGGATGATGCGGTAGAACTGGACGGATATGACCAAAAGATCTTGTCGGCCCTTGCGGTCGACGGGCGGATGTCGCTGACGGCGTTGGCCGAGCGCATCGGGTTGTCGAAAACCCCCACCCAAGCCCGCGTGCGGCGGCTGGAGGAAAGCGGTGTTATTCGCGGCTATCGCGCGTTGCTTGATCCCGTGCGGCTGGGGTTGGACCATGTGGCCTTTGTCGAGGTGAAGTTGACCGACACCCGCGAGGCCGCGCTGGCGCGGTTCAACGCGACTGTCGCCAAGGTGCGCGAGATAGAGGAATGTCATTTGATTGCGGGCAGTTTTGACTACCTACTGAAGGTACGCACCCATGATATGCGCGAGTATCGCCGCGTGTTGGCCGAGGCGATTTCGACGCTGCCGCACGTGGCCTCGACATCGACGTATGTTGCGATGCAGGCGGTGAAGGATGAAGGTTTCGCCTGA
- the argF gene encoding ornithine carbamoyltransferase yields the protein MRHFLDINATSAADLRLMIDSAKTMKNARAGLPKGAPDSDLPLAGRMVALIFEKPSTRTRVSFDVGVRQMGGQTMVLSGADMQLGHGETIADTARVLSRYVDMIMIRTFEEATLLEMAEYATVPVINGLTNRTHPCQIMADILTYEEHRGPIAGKKVVWSGDGNNVFHSFVHAAAKFNFDLVFTGPQPLDPEAAIIAEAQAAGANVVIERDPMAAVEGADLVVTDTWVSMHDPASAKERRHNQLRGYQVNDVLMAQAKPDALFMHCLPAHREDEVTSSVMDGPHSVIFDEAENRLHAQKAVMRWCLGK from the coding sequence ATGAGACATTTTCTGGATATCAATGCGACCTCGGCCGCCGATTTGCGGCTGATGATCGACAGCGCCAAGACGATGAAGAACGCGCGTGCGGGTCTGCCCAAGGGCGCCCCCGACAGCGACCTGCCGCTTGCGGGTCGCATGGTGGCGCTGATTTTCGAAAAGCCCTCGACCCGCACGCGGGTGTCGTTCGATGTGGGCGTGCGCCAGATGGGCGGGCAGACGATGGTGCTGTCGGGCGCCGATATGCAGCTGGGTCATGGCGAGACGATTGCCGATACCGCCCGCGTGCTGTCGCGCTATGTCGATATGATCATGATCCGCACGTTCGAGGAAGCAACCCTGCTGGAGATGGCTGAATACGCTACTGTTCCGGTGATCAACGGGCTGACCAACCGCACGCATCCGTGCCAGATCATGGCTGATATCCTGACCTACGAAGAACATCGCGGCCCGATTGCGGGCAAGAAGGTGGTTTGGTCGGGCGACGGGAACAATGTGTTCCATTCGTTCGTGCATGCGGCGGCGAAGTTCAACTTTGATCTGGTCTTCACTGGCCCGCAACCGCTGGACCCCGAGGCCGCCATCATCGCCGAGGCGCAGGCCGCTGGCGCGAATGTGGTGATCGAGCGTGACCCGATGGCCGCCGTCGAGGGGGCCGATCTGGTGGTGACCGATACATGGGTGTCGATGCACGATCCGGCCTCGGCCAAGGAACGCCGGCACAACCAGCTGCGTGGCTATCAGGTGAACGATGTGCTGATGGCGCAGGCCAAGCCTGATGCGCTGTTCATGCATTGCCTGCCCGCCCACCGTGAGGACGAAGTGACATCCAGCGTGATGGACGGGCCGCATTCGGTCATCTTCGACGAGGCCGAGAACCGGCTGCATGCGCAAAAGGCCGTCATGCGGTGGTGTTTGGGAAAGTAA
- a CDS encoding aspartate aminotransferase family protein: protein MISPILPTYNRAPLTFERGEGSWLTATDGTRYLDFAAGIAVNVLGHAAPELVAALTAQAHKLWHTSNLYHIAEQEALAEKLVDATFADTCFFTNSGTEAAELAVKMVRKYWYVKGAPQRVRILTFEGAFHGRSSAAIAAAGSEKMVKGFGPLLPGFTQLPWGSVDAIREHIFADDIAAVMFEPVLGEGGIRPVPDADMKAIRALCDEAGVLLVLDEVQCGMGRTGKLFAHEWSGVTPDVMMVGKGIGGGFPLGALLATENAAQGMTAGTHGSTYGGNPLGCAVGGAVMDVVATPEFLGEVNRKAGLLRQGLEGLVASHPEVFEEVRGSGLMLGLKCKPPAGEMVNAGYAAQLLTVSAADNVVRLLPALNIPDEDIYEGLRRLDAIAGTLETGK from the coding sequence ATGATCTCGCCCATTTTGCCGACATATAACCGCGCACCCCTGACCTTCGAGCGCGGCGAAGGATCCTGGCTGACCGCGACGGACGGCACACGCTATCTGGACTTCGCGGCGGGGATCGCGGTGAATGTGCTGGGCCATGCGGCGCCCGAACTGGTGGCCGCGCTGACCGCGCAGGCGCACAAGTTGTGGCACACTTCGAACCTCTACCACATTGCCGAGCAAGAGGCGCTGGCGGAAAAGCTGGTTGATGCGACCTTTGCCGACACGTGCTTCTTTACCAACTCGGGCACCGAGGCGGCCGAGTTGGCGGTCAAGATGGTGCGCAAGTATTGGTATGTGAAGGGCGCGCCCCAGCGGGTGCGGATCTTGACGTTCGAGGGGGCGTTCCATGGTCGGTCCTCGGCGGCGATTGCGGCGGCGGGGTCGGAAAAGATGGTGAAGGGCTTTGGCCCGCTGCTGCCGGGCTTTACGCAATTGCCGTGGGGCAGTGTTGACGCGATCCGCGAACACATTTTCGCCGATGATATTGCCGCCGTGATGTTTGAACCTGTGCTGGGCGAGGGTGGTATTCGCCCCGTGCCCGACGCCGATATGAAAGCCATTCGCGCGCTGTGCGACGAGGCTGGCGTGTTGCTGGTGTTGGACGAAGTGCAGTGCGGCATGGGCCGGACGGGCAAGTTGTTTGCGCATGAGTGGTCGGGTGTGACGCCCGATGTGATGATGGTTGGCAAGGGCATCGGCGGGGGCTTTCCGCTGGGCGCGCTGCTGGCCACCGAAAACGCCGCTCAAGGCATGACGGCTGGCACGCACGGGTCGACCTATGGCGGCAACCCGTTGGGCTGCGCTGTTGGTGGTGCGGTGATGGATGTTGTCGCAACGCCCGAATTTTTGGGCGAGGTGAACCGCAAGGCCGGTTTGCTGCGGCAGGGGCTGGAGGGGCTGGTCGCCTCGCACCCCGAAGTGTTTGAGGAGGTGCGCGGCAGCGGCCTGATGCTGGGGCTGAAGTGCAAGCCGCCGGCGGGCGAGATGGTGAATGCGGGCTATGCGGCCCAGCTGCTGACCGTGAGTGCTGCCGATAATGTGGTGCGCTTGCTGCCCGCCCTGAACATTCCCGACGAAGATATTTACGAGGGCCTGCGGCGGTTGGATGCCATTGCCGGCACGCTGGAGACAGGCAAATAA
- a CDS encoding GcrA family cell cycle regulator has translation MSWTDERVETLKKMWNEGLSASQIAKELGGVTRNAVIGKVHRLGLSNRTTGEEAAPETAAAPAEAPRPATPPPAAARPAPRPAATPRPAARPTTVEVDVEVEETLRAVPDDSDDDIDDALDDEDDEDEIPGAAIRRAIVPAGQPLPPQPSANEISAEALAKVSEVEKVSRKLTLMELTEKTCKWPVGDPATPHFWFCGLPVQSGKPYCEAHVGVAFQPMNTRRDRRR, from the coding sequence ATGTCCTGGACCGACGAGCGTGTCGAAACGCTCAAGAAAATGTGGAACGAAGGCCTGTCCGCCAGCCAGATCGCCAAGGAATTGGGCGGCGTCACCCGTAACGCGGTGATCGGCAAGGTGCACCGCCTCGGCCTGTCGAACCGCACGACCGGCGAAGAGGCAGCCCCCGAAACCGCCGCAGCCCCCGCCGAGGCCCCGCGCCCCGCAACGCCGCCCCCCGCAGCAGCGCGCCCCGCGCCGCGCCCTGCCGCGACACCCCGCCCCGCGGCGCGCCCCACCACAGTCGAAGTGGATGTCGAGGTCGAAGAAACCCTGCGCGCCGTGCCCGATGACAGCGACGACGATATCGACGACGCGCTGGACGACGAGGACGACGAAGACGAAATCCCCGGTGCCGCTATCCGCCGCGCCATCGTTCCCGCTGGCCAGCCGCTGCCGCCGCAGCCTTCGGCCAATGAAATCAGTGCCGAAGCCCTCGCCAAAGTATCCGAGGTCGAGAAGGTCTCGCGCAAGCTGACGCTGATGGAACTGACCGAAAAGACCTGCAAATGGCCAGTGGGCGATCCCGCAACCCCGCATTTCTGGTTCTGCGGCCTGCCCGTCCAATCGGGCAAGCCCTATTGCGAGGCGCACGTCGGCGTCGCGTTCCAACCGATGAACACCCGCCGCGACCGCCGTCGCTAG
- a CDS encoding MetQ/NlpA family ABC transporter substrate-binding protein, protein MPAFSAKPKWMAGAIVAGLIVAGGPAAALTIGVIPGMIADSIEAAAEVARAEGMDVEVVEFLDWTTPNVALDAGDLDMNYFQHLPFLGDVNTATGFTLQAIDIGVLSRLGLYSNRYDSLDAIPDGAQVGLASDPTNQGRGLRLLESAGLITLGKDGYDVTPDDVVGNPRNLRFVEVDGPQLIRAMDDLDLVQAYPSLLVNAGLPEKAVAPLVLSPADEDLFAMRFVTRADNTDDADVRRFIEIFHTADAVRAAVDAAYVGDANLYAFSWLNAAE, encoded by the coding sequence ATGCCTGCTTTTAGTGCAAAGCCGAAATGGATGGCGGGTGCGATTGTCGCGGGTCTGATAGTCGCGGGTGGGCCTGCGGCAGCGCTGACGATTGGCGTTATTCCCGGCATGATCGCCGATTCGATCGAGGCGGCGGCTGAAGTTGCCCGTGCCGAGGGAATGGATGTCGAGGTGGTCGAGTTTCTGGACTGGACGACCCCCAACGTTGCGCTGGATGCGGGCGATCTGGATATGAACTATTTTCAGCATCTGCCGTTTCTGGGTGATGTGAACACCGCGACGGGGTTCACGTTGCAGGCGATTGATATTGGCGTGCTGTCGCGCTTGGGCCTTTATTCGAACCGCTACGACAGTTTGGATGCGATCCCCGATGGGGCGCAGGTGGGGCTGGCGAGCGATCCGACCAATCAGGGGCGCGGCTTGCGTTTGCTGGAAAGCGCGGGGCTGATCACGCTGGGCAAGGACGGTTACGACGTGACGCCCGACGATGTGGTCGGGAACCCGCGCAATTTGCGGTTTGTCGAGGTGGACGGCCCGCAGCTGATCCGCGCGATGGACGATCTGGATCTGGTGCAGGCTTATCCGTCGCTGCTGGTCAACGCGGGTCTGCCCGAGAAGGCCGTCGCGCCCTTGGTCTTGTCGCCTGCGGACGAGGATTTGTTTGCGATGCGGTTTGTCACGCGGGCCGACAATACCGATGATGCCGACGTGCGCCGGTTCATCGAGATTTTCCACACGGCCGATGCGGTGCGGGCGGCGGTTGATGCGGCCTACGTTGGTGACGCCAACCTCTATGCTTTCTCGTGGCTGAACGCGGCCGAGTGA
- a CDS encoding exopolysaccharide biosynthesis protein: MTDNIPPRPTPPIPPQKTSLAQVLRSIADGSQDERISIRMLLEAMDGRAFGALLLLFALPNVLPAPPGTSGILGLPLIFLTLQMMLGRDPWLPKVIADRSMPRTGFVSLVDRINPWLDRAEKLTAPRLQSLMNDRTEQIIGGFCLILAIVLVLPIPLGNMMPSFAICLIALGLLARDGLWVLAGLLTGVASLVIVSGVVYALIKAALFIIMKAFAG; the protein is encoded by the coding sequence ATGACAGACAACATCCCCCCACGCCCTACGCCGCCGATCCCGCCGCAAAAGACCAGCCTTGCGCAGGTCCTGCGTAGCATCGCCGATGGCAGCCAAGACGAGCGGATATCGATCCGCATGCTCCTCGAGGCGATGGATGGGCGGGCCTTCGGCGCGCTGCTGCTGCTGTTCGCGCTGCCCAACGTGCTGCCCGCACCGCCGGGCACGTCGGGCATCCTCGGGCTACCGCTGATCTTCCTGACGCTGCAAATGATGCTGGGCCGCGACCCGTGGCTGCCCAAAGTCATCGCAGACAGGTCCATGCCGCGCACGGGGTTCGTCTCGTTGGTCGACCGCATCAACCCCTGGCTCGACCGGGCCGAGAAGCTGACCGCGCCGCGCCTGCAATCGCTGATGAACGACCGCACCGAACAGATCATCGGCGGCTTTTGCCTGATCCTCGCCATCGTGCTGGTGCTGCCGATCCCGCTGGGCAACATGATGCCGTCGTTCGCCATCTGCCTGATCGCCCTCGGTCTGCTGGCGCGCGACGGGCTGTGGGTGCTGGCGGGGCTGCTGACGGGGGTGGCATCGCTGGTTATCGTCAGCGGCGTCGTCTACGCGCTGATCAAGGCGGCGCTGTTCATCATCATGAAGGCCTTCGCCGGATAA
- a CDS encoding methionine ABC transporter ATP-binding protein: MTPAVEVRGVGKVFAGPAGPIAALDDVDFAVARGEVFGIIGRSGAGKSTLLRLINRLEAPSTGHVLVDGADIAPLDGAGLRGLRRRIGMVFQHFNLISAKTVAQNVALPLEVAGVQRAARMARVAEVLQVVGLEGRGGAYPAQLSGGQKQRVGIARALVSGPDLLLCDEATSALDPETTMSILALLRDINRRLGLTIVLITHEMAVIRDVCDRVAVLEAGRMVEIGPVWQVFGAPAHDATRALLAPLQPVAAQAVFGAAAPGRVRIVRLPLDGRQGAVALPAGARLVAGHVDPIQGHTVGHLVLALPQDAALPDGAEVIGYVAADD; this comes from the coding sequence GTGACACCTGCGGTCGAGGTGCGGGGGGTTGGCAAGGTTTTTGCTGGCCCCGCCGGCCCCATAGCTGCGCTGGATGATGTGGATTTTGCCGTCGCGCGCGGCGAGGTTTTTGGGATTATCGGGCGGTCGGGGGCGGGGAAGTCGACCCTGCTGCGGCTGATCAACCGGTTGGAGGCCCCAAGCACCGGCCATGTTTTGGTCGATGGCGCGGATATTGCGCCGCTGGACGGCGCGGGTTTGCGCGGGCTGCGCAGGCGTATCGGCATGGTGTTCCAGCATTTCAATTTGATCTCGGCCAAGACGGTGGCGCAGAATGTGGCGCTGCCTTTGGAGGTTGCGGGCGTGCAGCGCGCCGCGCGTATGGCGCGTGTGGCAGAGGTGCTGCAGGTTGTCGGGCTAGAGGGGCGCGGCGGGGCCTATCCCGCGCAGTTATCGGGTGGGCAGAAGCAGCGCGTCGGCATCGCCCGCGCCTTGGTCAGCGGCCCCGACCTGTTGCTGTGCGACGAAGCGACATCGGCGTTGGACCCCGAAACGACGATGTCGATTTTGGCGCTGCTGCGCGACATCAACCGGCGCTTGGGGCTGACGATTGTTTTGATCACGCACGAGATGGCTGTGATCCGCGATGTTTGCGACCGCGTTGCCGTGTTGGAGGCGGGCCGGATGGTTGAAATCGGGCCGGTGTGGCAGGTCTTCGGGGCGCCTGCGCATGATGCGACGCGGGCGTTGCTGGCCCCGCTGCAGCCTGTTGCCGCGCAAGCGGTTTTTGGCGCGGCGGCCCCGGGGCGGGTGCGCATTGTGCGGCTGCCGCTGGACGGGCGGCAGGGGGCTGTTGCGTTGCCTGCGGGGGCACGGTTGGTCGCGGGGCATGTCGACCCGATACAGGGGCACACGGTGGGGCATTTGGTTTTGGCGTTGCCGCAGGATGCGGCACTGCCGGACGGGGCAGAGGTGATCGGCTATGTCGCCGCAGATGATTGA
- a CDS encoding CsbD family protein — translation MNWDIVKGKWAQLTGDVKAKWGELTDDDLTQINGEREKLAGKIQERYGIAKDEAEKQIDAYLKDK, via the coding sequence ATGAACTGGGATATCGTAAAAGGTAAATGGGCCCAATTGACCGGCGACGTAAAAGCCAAATGGGGCGAATTGACCGATGATGATCTGACGCAGATCAATGGCGAGCGTGAAAAGCTGGCCGGCAAAATTCAGGAACGGTACGGTATCGCTAAAGACGAGGCCGAAAAGCAGATCGATGCGTATCTGAAAGACAAATAA
- a CDS encoding potassium channel family protein, translating to MVSFWLSALRLLKAILRAGKSELFRGAFFLTALILLSGTLFYHGVEGWSWVDSLYFSVMTISTIGTADMAPTTDFSKLFTIVYVFVGVGAIFALFALIARALIVDEPDEKRTKSEKKAL from the coding sequence ATGGTTTCATTCTGGCTCAGCGCCCTTCGACTTCTGAAAGCCATCTTGCGCGCCGGCAAAAGCGAGCTTTTCCGCGGCGCCTTTTTCCTGACGGCACTGATTCTGCTGTCGGGCACCCTCTTCTACCACGGGGTCGAGGGCTGGAGCTGGGTCGACTCGCTCTACTTCAGCGTCATGACCATCTCGACGATCGGCACAGCCGACATGGCACCCACGACCGACTTCAGCAAACTCTTCACAATCGTTTACGTTTTCGTCGGCGTCGGGGCGATCTTCGCGCTTTTCGCCCTGATCGCCCGTGCCCTTATCGTGGATGAACCTGACGAAAAGCGCACTAAATCCGAAAAGAAGGCCCTGTAA